In Phlebotomus papatasi isolate M1 chromosome 1, Ppap_2.1, whole genome shotgun sequence, the following proteins share a genomic window:
- the LOC129809925 gene encoding uncharacterized protein LOC129809925 yields the protein MTFSKLFGGSVDGNDTTLTTVNGNLGPIDRFFRTHYHHHSPHQFFPHHPPSWHSSYDPVHSHHAPNHDYSGGAFYHPGIYGMYGSHHQGFGLKLGHGSYDDHSPYGTSGGTVYYDHGPPHYSSGRKSGKGSGALSALTLLAFLFFLNLLQSCLKEHMDAMNPTVMVMTAGSGREQMETMVFEGDHDGVEFSEGNATNMEEFSAHEHFVELPRLVKHRENTTNLNVYLRDYSTGDENT from the exons ATGACATTTTCGAAATTGTTTGGTGGGAGTGTGGATGGAAATGACACGACGCTGACAACGGTGAATGGCAATTTGGGTCCAATTGATCGCTTCTTCCGGACCCATTATCACCATCACTCCCCTCATCAATTCTTTCCGCATCATCCACCATCGTGGCATTCATCCTACGACCCAGTCCACTCCCATCACGCCCCCAATCATGATTACTCAGGTGGAGCTTTCTATCATCCTGGAATCTATGGCAT GTATGGTTCCCATCACCAAGGATTCGGCCTCAAACTGGGTCACGGCAGCTACGACGACCACTCTCCATATGG GACAAGCGGTGGTACCGTTTACTACGACCATGGTCCCCCACACTACTCCTCGGGGCGAAAGAGTGGTAAAGGCAGTGGAGCACTGTCTGCCTTAACGTTACTGGCATTTCTCTTCTTCCTCAATTTGCTTCAGAGCTGCCTCAAGGAGCACATGGACGCCATGAATCCTACAGTGATGGTGATGACCGCGGGCTCAGGGCGAGAGCAGATGGAGACCATGGTCTTTGAGGGAGACCACGATGGAGTGGAATTCTCCGAGGGAAATGCAACAAATATGGAAGAATTTAGTGCTCATGAGCATTTCGTTGAGCTCCCAAGGCTCGTCAAGCATCGTGAAAATACCACAAATTTAAACGTTTATCTAAGGGATTACTCAACAGGGGATGAAAATACATAA
- the LOC129809926 gene encoding thymus-specific serine protease-like has product MIFCLCDLSGQKHTIRSRNGKYVSLSDTIMVNVSIFVLFCIFGAAFAGRSFWRGRSLDDFHGDNLYLKQGETLPSEEWFVQQTDPYDPSDNKTFNQRYYSSSEFFKAKDGPVFLLIGGSGAASPRWMVEGAWLRYATEFGALCIYIEQRFYGKSHATTTTTIRQLPIFSSEIALTDLGLFIASMQKKYNLTEKNRWIVFGGGYAGSMAAWMRVKFSHLVHGAVSSSSPILSKMDFREYYAVVADNILDCRVSVQEAFSEFERQLQSSSGKTSLVEQFRLCDPLEDSNNLDTSNLFENLASIFARVVQYSRTPYAKHSVKEVCGIMTDEEHGSPLDRLARLHRMFLEEDGDTCLDYKYDKMIQYLQGETWDSPSLQDGNRQWFFQLCREFGFFQTSNNASHVFGNHFDLDYFLKQCTDVFGEKLSRVNLEKNVYNDYVIYGGPNIKASNTIYIYGSSDPWHPLGLTETNFAGAQTIFIRGTGHCADMYEPKDDDLPELKKARSQIREFIAELLNQN; this is encoded by the exons ATGATCTTCTGTCTCTGCGATCTCTCTGGACAGAAGCATACGATAAGATCGAGAAATGGAAAATATGTCAGTTTGTCAGATACAATCATGGTGAATGTGAGTATTTTTGTGCTGTTCTGCATCTTCGGAGCAGCTTTTGCTGGGAGATCATTCTGGAGAGGAAGAAGTTTGGATGACTTTCACGGGGATAACCTCTATTTAAAACAGGGTGAAACTCTGCCATCTGAAGAGTGGTTCGTCCAGCAAACAGATCCCTACGATCCATCTGATAATAAAACCTTCAATCAG cGATACTACAGCAGCTCAGAGTTCTTTAAAGCAAAAGATGGCCCAGTTTTTCTTCTCATTGGCGGATCGG GTGCAGCTTCCCCCAGATGGATGGTCGAGGGTGCTTGGCTGAGATATGCTACAGAGTTTGGAGCCTTATGCATTTATATCGAACAGCGTTTCTACGGCAAAAGTCATGCTACAACAACTACAACCATCCGTCAGTTGCCCATATTCTCCTCTGAAATTGCTCTCACTGATCTTGGCTTATTCATTGCGAGTATGCAGAAGAAATACAATCTTACGGAAAAGAACCGCTGGATTGTATTTGGAGGAGGGTATGCAGGTTCAATGGCAGCTTGGATGCGAGTTAAATTCTCCCATTTGGTTCATGGAGCAGTTAGTTCAAGCAGCCCAATCTTGAGTAAGATGGACTTCCGTGAATACTACGCTGTGGTAGCCGATAACATTTTGGATTGCCGTGTGAGTGTTCAGGAAGCCTTTAGCGAATTTGAGCGCCAATTGCAGTCCAGTTCGGGGAAGACTTCTTTAGTGGAGCAGTTTCGGCTCTGTGATCCTTTGGAAGATTCCAATAACCTGGATACGTCGAACTTGTTTGAAAACTTGGCTAGTATCTTCGCAAGAGTGGTGCAGTATAGCCGTACCCCTTATGCTAAGCACAGCGTCAAAGAGGTCTGTGGTATTATGACGGATGAAGAACATGGATCACCATTGGATAGATTGGCAAGGCTTCACAGGATGTTCTTGGAAGAGGATGGGGATACTTGCTTGGACTACAAATATGACAAAATGATACAGTATCTTCAGGGAGAAACATGGGATTCACCATCATTGCAAGATGGAA atCGGCAGTGGTTCTTCCAGCTCTGCAGAGAATTCGGCTTCTTCCAGACCTCTAACAATGCTTCACATGTCTTTGGAAATCATTTTGATTTAGACTATTTCCTGAAACAATGCACTGATGTCTTTGGGGAAAAACTAAGCCGAGttaatcttgaaaaaaatgtttacaacgACTATGTTATTTATGGCGGTCCGAATATCAAGGCTTCAAATACGATTTACATTTACGGAAGCAGTGATCCATGGCATCCTCTTGGTTTAACTGAAACCAACTTTGCAGGAGCCCAAACCATCTTTATCCGGGGTACTGGTCATTGCGCCGATATGTACGAGCCTAAGGATGATGACCTGCCCGAACTTAAAAAAGCTCGTTCTCAAATTCGTGAATTCATTGCTGAACTTTTAAACCAGAATTAA